GTTGGGGGACCTGCACGGCCCCGCCCCAGACAGGCAACCAGGCACAAAGTCCAGCAATCTTTTTATAAAACACAGAGAAAGGGCTTGCGAGGGCGGCTGCGGGGCATGGCCCCGgaaaggggcggggggggggggggcgcgcgCCGGCTACACGAAGATCTGGATGCGATCGCGGATGGGCTGGCGGCAGATGGGGCAGGCGCTGAGCGCCGCGCCACAGGGCGCGCACGCGCCATGGCCGCACTGGAACACGAGGCGGATGTGGCTGTCGATGCAAATCGGGCAGGTGATGCGCTCCTCCATCTGCCGGTAGCGGCTCTGCAGCTCCTCCACCAACTGCCGTGGTGGGCCGGGCGCGGGGGCCGCGCTGACCACCTCCGTGCCGTCTGCGGAAGAGGTCCAGGTCAGAGGCGGGGGCTCGGGGCTGAGGTCTTGCGAGAGAACCTCGAACAGAGATGTGAGCCACGACAAGGGGCGGGGCCGTGGACAGCGGGCGGGGCCGCGGGCGAGTGCAGCAGCCCACACCTGGGGgcagcggggcggggcgggcgccgGGCCCCGGGCCCCACCTGGGCGCAGCTTCTTGCTGATGACCACCTGGCACCTGATGCATTTCTTCATCCTGCGCGCGCACTCTGCGGGGGGGAGGGCACGGTTGAGTGAGGGGCCGTCCAGCCCAGCTGccgcgccccctccccaccccgcactCACCCTCGCACACTGTGCGATGCTGGCAGGGCGAGAACAGCACCAGCAGCGCCAGCTCTGAGCACACTAGGCACTCAGCGGCCTCAGGCCCCGTCGGCGCGGCCACATGCAGGTTGGTCACAGTGTTCGGAGCACTGAGCACCAGTCTTGGGCCCTGGGCCGAGCCCCCGCTGCCACCGCCGCAAGCCTGCCGCTCCCTGCGTGGGGACAGGGGTCTTGAAAGGGCCCGGAGTTTcgagcccgccccccccccgccccgccccgccggctcACCGGAAGCGCTGAGCACAGCCCTGCAGGGCTTTGAGCAGGCGACCCTCGGCAGCCAGGTCCAGGGGGCTCCGGCCGCGGTGGTTGGCGTAGCTCAGGTCAGCGCCCTCCAGCGCTAAGAAGTAGGCTATCGCTGCGCCCGCCGTCAGCTCCGCGCTGCCTGGAAGGCCCGAGGCCTGTAGCTGGATGGCGGGACAGACGCTGTCACGTGAGGGGGAGCGCCTGGGAACGCTGGTCTGAAGGGAGCCTCCGCTGCTATCTGGCTGCAGAGGCCTGAGCACCTGCCCCCTGAGGCCCCTGGAGCCGGAGGCAAAGGGCCCCACTAGGCAGCTGGTGGCATGGAGACCAACACTAGACCCCACTCCCTCTCCCCAGATGGTCAGAATCTCAGGAACACTGGGCCGGCAGTGGTGACCAGGGTCGCAGAACCACTGTGGCCCAGAATGCCTGCCCTACGAGGCCTGGTCCCGCCATCCTGAGGGCGAAGAGGGCAAAGGAGCCTGTGGCCCAGTTAtgtgccccctccccagcacccaGAGTCACGTTTCCTCACCCTGGACAGCAACTGCAGGggacccgggtcccctgcacccCCATCAGCTACCAGAGGCAGCAGCTGGTGGCGCTGCAGGGCCACGTGCAGAGCCGTGTCCCCCTCCTCGTCCTCGGCGTTGACGCTGCAGCCGGCGTCCACCAGCAGTGGCACCAGCCCCACGTGGGCCTGCTGCACAGCCAGGTGCAGCGGGGACTGCAGCTTACGGTTGCGAGCGTTCACATCACAGTggccctggggaggggtgggcacGGGCTCAACCCAGGGACCGTGGGGGGCCCTGACACCCCAGTCCGCAGCCCAGGGGACTCTGTCCACACCTCTTGGATGAGAACCTGTGCCACCTCCCCGTGGTTGTTGAAGGCGGCCAGGTGCAGTGCCGTGAACCCATCCTCCTTCTTGGCGTCCACCAGCTGCCGGGCCCGCGCCAGAATCCTCCTGACAGCTCTGTGGGAGCAGGGAGATGCCTCTGGGGTCAGGGGTGACCAAGGGTGGCCCAGTGGCACAGCAGGACCTGTGTGTCACCCCAAACTCACAGTGTGTGGCCTTTGAGGGATGCATGGTGCAGCAGGGTGAAGCCCTGGCTGTTGGTGGCAGTGACGTCGATGCCTGGCACCTCGGTGAGGACCTCCACAATGCCGCTGGCACCAGTGCCCGCCGAGATGGCGCAGTGCAGGGGTGTGTCAGCATGGGCATCCTGCCAGTGGTAGGCAAGTGATCACTTGGCAAGGAGGTCTCAGCCATGACCTCCTTGACCCCAGGGCCAGAGCCAGGGGACCCAGCACTCACAGGCAGGTTGACATCACAGCCACGCTCACAGAGGACCttcaccacctccaggaagccccttTGCACAGCCACATGCAGTGCTGAGCTCCGAGTGCTGTTCAGAGCATTGGCCCCACAACCCGAGCTCAAGAGCACCCGGGCAGCCTCAGGCTGGTTCCTGgcaggagaggaagcaggaggggcgATGTGCCCACCGGCTGGACCTGCAGGCCCAGCCCCCTTGCACTCTGGCCGGGCCTCACCCCAGGGCGGCGTAGTGCAGTGCCGTGTTGCCCTCGTCATCTGGCAGGTCAACGCCCGCCTGAGCCTGCAGCAGCAGCCGCACCAGCTCCACCTGACCTAGGTAGGCAGCCATCTGCAGGGCAGTCCTGCCCTGATTCTTGGTGTCCACCTGCCAGGAGAGGCAGAGGGTCAGTCCCTGGCCCTCAGCCCCCTCGCTGGGGCTGCCTGGGCCGGGAGGCAGGTCTCGGGCTCGCCTGTTCTGGGTGCCGCCGCAGCAGGTCCAGAGCCCGGGCCATGTTGCCCAGAGCCACCTCCACCACCAACCTCCCTGGGTGCTCCAGGTCACTCTTCTGGGCTCGAAGCTTGTCCAGGACAACACTCAGGGAGCCTGGGGAGGATGGGGTTGAGGGTCAGTGGTGGCCAGGGCAGACCTGGCCCAACCAGCTGCTCACTGGATGCCCT
The Ovis canadensis isolate MfBH-ARS-UI-01 breed Bighorn chromosome 12, ARS-UI_OviCan_v2, whole genome shotgun sequence genome window above contains:
- the MIB2 gene encoding E3 ubiquitin-protein ligase MIB2 isoform X4; protein product: MTTPKSVSATPTSSATAARSTGCGACAGNAVSASTTISARSATCTTSTTWPTPSSATRRPTRARQVCPEPFPGGVTRVTITPGAWALTPAPTPYRRRLCPPSRVMLSPRQGLPRIPLRGIFQGAKVVRGPDWEWGSQDGGEGKPGRVVDIRGWDVETGRSVASVTWADGTTNVYRVGHKGKVDLKCVGEAAGGFYYREHLPRLGKPAELQRRVSADGQPFQRGDKVKCLLDTDVLREMQEGHGGWNPRMAKFIGQTGTVHRITDRGDVRVQFSHETRWTFHPGALTKQNSCLVGEVVRVIDDLDTVKRLQAGHGEWTDDMAPALGRIGKVLKVFGDGNVGVLVSGKLWTFSPSCLVAYRPEEDANLDVAGRARENKSSLSVVLDKLRAQKSDLEHPGRLVVEVALGNMARALDLLRRHPEQVDTKNQGRTALQMAAYLGQVELVRLLLQAQAGVDLPDDEGNTALHYAALGNQPEAARVLLSSGCGANALNSTRSSALHVAVQRGFLEVVKVLCERGCDVNLPDAHADTPLHCAISAGTGASGIVEVLTEVPGIDVTATNSQGFTLLHHASLKGHTLAVRRILARARQLVDAKKEDGFTALHLAAFNNHGEVAQVLIQEGHCDVNARNRKLQSPLHLAVQQAHVGLVPLLVDAGCSVNAEDEEGDTALHVALQRHQLLPLVADGGAGDPGPLQLLSRLQASGLPGSAELTAGAAIAYFLALEGADLSYANHRGRSPLDLAAEGRLLKALQGCAQRFRERQACGGGSGGSAQGPRLVLSAPNTVTNLHVAAPTGPEAAECLVCSELALLVLFSPCQHRTVCEECARRMKKCIRCQVVISKKLRPGGARGPAPAPPRCPQTARRWSARPPRPAHHGSWWRSCRAATGRWRSASPARFASTATSASCSSAAMARARPVARRSAPAPSAASPSAIASRSSCSRRAPPPPPPLSGAMPRSRPRKPFLCVL
- the MIB2 gene encoding E3 ubiquitin-protein ligase MIB2 isoform X3, giving the protein MDPDPQAGVQVGMRVVRGVDWKWGQQDGGEGCVGTVVELGRHGSPSTPDRTVVVQWDHGTRTNYRAGYQGAHDLLLYDNAQIGVRHPNIICDCCKKHGLRGMRWKCRICFDYDLCTQCYMHNKHDLAHAFERYETAHSRPVMLSPRQGLPRIPLRGIFQGAKVVRGPDWEWGSQDGGEGKPGRVVDIRGWDVETGRSVASVTWADGTTNVYRVGHKGKVDLKCVGEAAGGFYYREHLPRLGKPAELQRRVSADGQPFQRGDKVKCLLDTDVLREMQEGHGGWNPRMAKQNSCLVGEVVRVIDDLDTVKRLQAGHGEWTDDMAPALGRIGKVLKVFGDGNVGVLVSGKLWTFSPSCLVAYRPEEDANLDVAGRARENKSSLSVVLDKLRAQKSDLEHPGRLVVEVALGNMARALDLLRRHPEQVDTKNQGRTALQMAAYLGQVELVRLLLQAQAGVDLPDDEGNTALHYAALGNQPEAARVLLSSGCGANALNSTRSSALHVAVQRGFLEVVKVLCERGCDVNLPDAHADTPLHCAISAGTGASGIVEVLTEVPGIDVTATNSQGFTLLHHASLKGHTLAVRRILARARQLVDAKKEDGFTALHLAAFNNHGEVAQVLIQEGHCDVNARNRKLQSPLHLAVQQAHVGLVPLLVDAGCSVNAEDEEGDTALHVALQRHQLLPLVADGGAGDPGPLQLLSRLQASGLPGSAELTAGAAIAYFLALEGADLSYANHRGRSPLDLAAEGRLLKALQGCAQRFRERQACGGGSGGSAQGPRLVLSAPNTVTNLHVAAPTGPEAAECLVCSELALLVLFSPCQHRTVCEECARRMKKCIRCQVVISKKLRPGGARGPAPAPPRCPQTARRWSARPPRPAHHGSWWRSCRAATGRWRSASPARFASTATSASCSSAAMARARPVARRSAPAPSAASPSAIASRSSCSRRAPPPPPPLSGAMPRSRPRKPFLCVL
- the MIB2 gene encoding E3 ubiquitin-protein ligase MIB2 isoform X11, which produces MRVMLSPRQGLPRIPLRGIFQGAKVVRGPDWEWGSQDGGEGKPGRVVDIRGWDVETGRSVASVTWADGTTNVYRVGHKGKVDLKCVGEAAGGFYYREHLPRLGKPAELQRRVSADGQPFQRGDKVKCLLDTDVLREMQEGHGGWNPRMAKFIGQTGTVHRITDRGDVRVQFSHETRWTFHPGALTKQNSCLVGEVVRVIDDLDTVKRLQAGHGEWTDDMAPALGRIGKVLKVFGDGNVGVLVSGKLWTFSPSCLVAYRPEEDANLDVAGRARENKSSLSVVLDKLRAQKSDLEHPGRLVVEVALGNMARALDLLRRHPEQVDTKNQGRTALQMAAYLGQVELVRLLLQAQAGVDLPDDEGNTALHYAALGNQPEAARVLLSSGCGANALNSTRSSALHVAVQRGFLEVVKVLCERGCDVNLPDAHADTPLHCAISAGTGASGIVEVLTEVPGIDVTATNSQGFTLLHHASLKGHTLAVRRILARARQLVDAKKEDGFTALHLAAFNNHGEVAQVLIQEGHCDVNARNRKLQSPLHLAVQQAHVGLVPLLVDAGCSVNAEDEEGDTALHVALQRHQLLPLVADGGAGDPGPLQLLSRLQASGLPGSAELTAGAAIAYFLALEGADLSYANHRGRSPLDLAAEGRLLKALQGCAQRFRERQACGGGSGGSAQGPRLVLSAPNTVTNLHVAAPTGPEAAECLVCSELALLVLFSPCQHRTVCEECARRMKKCIRCQVVISKKLRPGGARGPAPAPPRCPQTARRWSARPPRPAHHGSWWRSCRAATGRWRSASPARFASTATSASCSSAAMARARPVARRSAPAPSAASPSAIASRSSCSRRAPPPPPPLSGAMPRSRPRKPFLCVL
- the MIB2 gene encoding E3 ubiquitin-protein ligase MIB2 isoform X1; protein product: MDPDPQAGVQVGMRVVRGVDWKWGQQDGGEGCVGTVVELGRHGSPSTPDRTVVVQWDHGTRTNYRAGYQGAHDLLLYDNAQIGVRHPNIICDCCKKHGLRGMRWKCRICFDYDLCTQCYMHNKHDLAHAFERYETAHSRPVMLSPRQGLPRIPLRGIFQGAKVVRGPDWEWGSQDGGEGKPGRVVDIRGWDVETGRSVASVTWADGTTNVYRVGHKGKVDLKCVGEAAGGFYYREHLPRLGKPAELQRRVSADGQPFQRGDKVKCLLDTDVLREMQEGHGGWNPRMAKFIGQTGTVHRITDRGDVRVQFSHETRWTFHPGALTKQNSCLVGEVVRVIDDLDTVKRLQAGHGEWTDDMAPALGRIGKVLKVFGDGNVGVLVSGKLWTFSPSCLVAYRPEEDANLDVAGRARENKSSLSVVLDKLRAQKSDLEHPGRLVVEVALGNMARALDLLRRHPEQVDTKNQGRTALQMAAYLGQVELVRLLLQAQAGVDLPDDEGNTALHYAALGNQPEAARVLLSSGCGANALNSTRSSALHVAVQRGFLEVVKVLCERGCDVNLPDAHADTPLHCAISAGTGASGIVEVLTEVPGIDVTATNSQGFTLLHHASLKGHTLAVRRILARARQLVDAKKEDGFTALHLAAFNNHGEVAQVLIQEGHCDVNARNRKLQSPLHLAVQQAHVGLVPLLVDAGCSVNAEDEEGDTALHVALQRHQLLPLVADGGAGDPGPLQLLSRLQASGLPGSAELTAGAAIAYFLALEGADLSYANHRGRSPLDLAAEGRLLKALQGCAQRFRERQACGGGSGGSAQGPRLVLSAPNTVTNLHVAAPTGPEAAECLVCSELALLVLFSPCQHRTVCEECARRMKKCIRCQVVISKKLRPGGARGPAPAPPRCPQTARRWSARPPRPAHHGSWWRSCRAATGRWRSASPARFASTATSASCSSAAMARARPVARRSAPAPSAASPSAIASRSSCSRRAPPPPPPLSGAMPRSRPRKPFLCVL
- the MIB2 gene encoding E3 ubiquitin-protein ligase MIB2 isoform X2 codes for the protein MDPDPQAGVQVGMRVVRGVDWKWGQQDGGEGCVGTVVELGRHGSPSTPDRTVVVQWDHGTRTNYRAGYQGAHDLLLYDNAQIGVRHPNIICDCCKKHGLRGMRWKCRICFDYDLCTQCYMHNKHDLAHAFERYETAHSRPVMLSPRQGLPRIPLRGIFQGAKVVRGPDWEWGSQDGGEGKPGRVVDIRGWDVETGRSVASVTWADGTTNVYRVGHKGKVDLKCVGEAAGGFYYREHLPRLGKPAELQRRVSADGQPFQRGDKVKCLLDTDVLREMQEGHGGWNPRMAKTGTVHRITDRGDVRVQFSHETRWTFHPGALTKQNSCLVGEVVRVIDDLDTVKRLQAGHGEWTDDMAPALGRIGKVLKVFGDGNVGVLVSGKLWTFSPSCLVAYRPEEDANLDVAGRARENKSSLSVVLDKLRAQKSDLEHPGRLVVEVALGNMARALDLLRRHPEQVDTKNQGRTALQMAAYLGQVELVRLLLQAQAGVDLPDDEGNTALHYAALGNQPEAARVLLSSGCGANALNSTRSSALHVAVQRGFLEVVKVLCERGCDVNLPDAHADTPLHCAISAGTGASGIVEVLTEVPGIDVTATNSQGFTLLHHASLKGHTLAVRRILARARQLVDAKKEDGFTALHLAAFNNHGEVAQVLIQEGHCDVNARNRKLQSPLHLAVQQAHVGLVPLLVDAGCSVNAEDEEGDTALHVALQRHQLLPLVADGGAGDPGPLQLLSRLQASGLPGSAELTAGAAIAYFLALEGADLSYANHRGRSPLDLAAEGRLLKALQGCAQRFRERQACGGGSGGSAQGPRLVLSAPNTVTNLHVAAPTGPEAAECLVCSELALLVLFSPCQHRTVCEECARRMKKCIRCQVVISKKLRPGGARGPAPAPPRCPQTARRWSARPPRPAHHGSWWRSCRAATGRWRSASPARFASTATSASCSSAAMARARPVARRSAPAPSAASPSAIASRSSCSRRAPPPPPPLSGAMPRSRPRKPFLCVL
- the MIB2 gene encoding E3 ubiquitin-protein ligase MIB2 isoform X12, which codes for MLSPRQGLPRIPLRGIFQGAKVVRGPDWEWGSQDGGEGKPGRVVDIRGWDVETGRSVASVTWADGTTNVYRVGHKGKVDLKCVGEAAGGFYYREHLPRLGKPAELQRRVSADGQPFQRGDKVKCLLDTDVLREMQEGHGGWNPRMAKFIGQTGTVHRITDRGDVRVQFSHETRWTFHPGALTKQNSCLVGEVVRVIDDLDTVKRLQAGHGEWTDDMAPALGRIGKVLKVFGDGNVGVLVSGKLWTFSPSCLVAYRPEEDANLDVAGRARENKSSLSVVLDKLRAQKSDLEHPGRLVVEVALGNMARALDLLRRHPEQVDTKNQGRTALQMAAYLGQVELVRLLLQAQAGVDLPDDEGNTALHYAALGNQPEAARVLLSSGCGANALNSTRSSALHVAVQRGFLEVVKVLCERGCDVNLPDAHADTPLHCAISAGTGASGIVEVLTEVPGIDVTATNSQGFTLLHHASLKGHTLAVRRILARARQLVDAKKEDGFTALHLAAFNNHGEVAQVLIQEGHCDVNARNRKLQSPLHLAVQQAHVGLVPLLVDAGCSVNAEDEEGDTALHVALQRHQLLPLVADGGAGDPGPLQLLSRLQASGLPGSAELTAGAAIAYFLALEGADLSYANHRGRSPLDLAAEGRLLKALQGCAQRFRERQACGGGSGGSAQGPRLVLSAPNTVTNLHVAAPTGPEAAECLVCSELALLVLFSPCQHRTVCEECARRMKKCIRCQVVISKKLRPGGARGPAPAPPRCPQTARRWSARPPRPAHHGSWWRSCRAATGRWRSASPARFASTATSASCSSAAMARARPVARRSAPAPSAASPSAIASRSSCSRRAPPPPPPLSGAMPRSRPRKPFLCVL
- the MIB2 gene encoding E3 ubiquitin-protein ligase MIB2 isoform X9; the encoded protein is MTTPKSVSATPTSSATAARSTGCGACAGNAVSASTTISARSATCTTSTTWPTPSSATRRPTRARQVCPEPFPGGVTRVTITPGAWALTPAPTPYRRRLCPPSRVMLSPRQGLPRIPLRGIFQGAKVVRGPDWEWGSQDGGEGKPGRVVDIRGWDVETGRSVASVTWADGTTNVYRVGHKGKVDLKCVGEAAGGFYYREHLPRLGKPAELQRRVSADGQPFQRGDKVKCLLDTDVLREMQEGHGGWNPRMAKTGTVHRITDRGDVRVQFSHETRWTFHPGALTKQNSCLVGEVVRVIDDLDTVKRLQAGHGEWTDDMAPALGRIGKVLKVFGDGNVGVLVSGKLWTFSPSCLVAYRPEEDANLDVAGRARENKSSLSVVLDKLRAQKSDLEHPGRLVVEVALGNMARALDLLRRHPEQVDTKNQGRTALQMAAYLGQVELVRLLLQAQAGVDLPDDEGNTALHYAALGNQPEAARVLLSSGCGANALNSTRSSALHVAVQRGFLEVVKVLCERGCDVNLPDAHADTPLHCAISAGTGASGIVEVLTEVPGIDVTATNSQGFTLLHHASLKGHTLAVRRILARARQLVDAKKEDGFTALHLAAFNNHGEVAQVLIQEGHCDVNARNRKLQSPLHLAVQQAHVGLVPLLVDAGCSVNAEDEEGDTALHVALQRHQLLPLVADGGAGDPGPLQLLSRLQASGLPGSAELTAGAAIAYFLALEGADLSYANHRGRSPLDLAAEGRLLKALQGCAQRFRERQACGGGSGGSAQGPRLVLSAPNTVTNLHVAAPTGPEAAECLVCSELALLVLFSPCQHRTVCEECARRMKKCIRCQVVISKKLRPDGTEVVSAAPAPGPPRQLVEELQSRYRQMEERITCPICIDSHIRLVFQCGHGACAPCGAALSACPICRQPIRDRIQIFV
- the MIB2 gene encoding E3 ubiquitin-protein ligase MIB2 isoform X6, whose product is MDPDPQAGVQVGMRVVRGVDWKWGQQDGGEGCVGTVVELGRHGSPSTPDRTVVVQWDHGTRTNYRAGYQGAHDLLLYDNAQIGVRHPNIICDCCKKHGLRGMRWKCRICFDYDLCTQCYMHNKHDLAHAFERYETAHSRPVMLSPRQGLPRIPLRGIFQGAKVVRGPDWEWGSQDGGEGKPGRVVDIRGWDVETGRSVASVTWADGTTNVYRVGHKGKVDLKCVGEAAGGFYYREHLPRLGKPAELQRRVSADGQPFQRGDKVKCLLDTDVLREMQEGHGGWNPRMAKTGTVHRITDRGDVRVQFSHETRWTFHPGALTKQNSCLVGEVVRVIDDLDTVKRLQAGHGEWTDDMAPALGRIGKVLKVFGDGNVGVLVSGKLWTFSPSCLVAYRPEEDANLDVAGRARENKSSLSVVLDKLRAQKSDLEHPGRLVVEVALGNMARALDLLRRHPEQVDTKNQGRTALQMAAYLGQVELVRLLLQAQAGVDLPDDEGNTALHYAALGNQPEAARVLLSSGCGANALNSTRSSALHVAVQRGFLEVVKVLCERGCDVNLPDAHADTPLHCAISAGTGASGIVEVLTEVPGIDVTATNSQGFTLLHHASLKGHTLAVRRILARARQLVDAKKEDGFTALHLAAFNNHGEVAQVLIQEGHCDVNARNRKLQSPLHLAVQQAHVGLVPLLVDAGCSVNAEDEEGDTALHVALQRHQLLPLVADGGAGDPGPLQLLSRLQASGLPGSAELTAGAAIAYFLALEGADLSYANHRGRSPLDLAAEGRLLKALQGCAQRFRERQACGGGSGGSAQGPRLVLSAPNTVTNLHVAAPTGPEAAECLVCSELALLVLFSPCQHRTVCEECARRMKKCIRCQVVISKKLRPDGTEVVSAAPAPGPPRQLVEELQSRYRQMEERITCPICIDSHIRLVFQCGHGACAPCGAALSACPICRQPIRDRIQIFV
- the MIB2 gene encoding E3 ubiquitin-protein ligase MIB2 isoform X5; amino-acid sequence: MDPDPQAGVQVGMRVVRGVDWKWGQQDGGEGCVGTVVELGRHGSPSTPDRTVVVQWDHGTRTNYRAGYQGAHDLLLYDNAQIGVRHPNIICDCCKKHGLRGMRWKCRICFDYDLCTQCYMHNKHDLAHAFERYETAHSRPVMLSPRQGLPRIPLRGIFQGAKVVRGPDWEWGSQDGGEGKPGRVVDIRGWDVETGRSVASVTWADGTTNVYRVGHKGKVDLKCVGEAAGGFYYREHLPRLGKPAELQRRVSADGQPFQRGDKVKCLLDTDVLREMQEGHGGWNPRMAKFIGQTGTVHRITDRGDVRVQFSHETRWTFHPGALTKQNSCLVGEVVRVIDDLDTVKRLQAGHGEWTDDMAPALGRIGKVLKVFGDGNVGVLVSGKLWTFSPSCLVAYRPEEDANLDVAGRARENKSSLSVVLDKLRAQKSDLEHPGRLVVEVALGNMARALDLLRRHPEQVDTKNQGRTALQMAAYLGQVELVRLLLQAQAGVDLPDDEGNTALHYAALGNQPEAARVLLSSGCGANALNSTRSSALHVAVQRGFLEVVKVLCERGCDVNLPDAHADTPLHCAISAGTGASGIVEVLTEVPGIDVTATNSQGFTLLHHASLKGHTLAVRRILARARQLVDAKKEDGFTALHLAAFNNHGEVAQVLIQEGHCDVNARNRKLQSPLHLAVQQAHVGLVPLLVDAGCSVNAEDEEGDTALHVALQRHQLLPLVADGGAGDPGPLQLLSRLQASGLPGSAELTAGAAIAYFLALEGADLSYANHRGRSPLDLAAEGRLLKALQGCAQRFRERQACGGGSGGSAQGPRLVLSAPNTVTNLHVAAPTGPEAAECLVCSELALLVLFSPCQHRTVCEECARRMKKCIRCQVVISKKLRPDGTEVVSAAPAPGPPRQLVEELQSRYRQMEERITCPICIDSHIRLVFQCGHGACAPCGAALSACPICRQPIRDRIQIFV
- the MIB2 gene encoding E3 ubiquitin-protein ligase MIB2 isoform X10, translated to MTTPKSVSATPTSSATAARSTGCGACAGNAVSASTTISARSATCTTSTTWPTPSSATRRPTRARQVCPEPFPGGVTRVTITPGAWALTPAPTPYRRRLCPPSRVMLSPRQGLPRIPLRGIFQGAKVVRGPDWEWGSQDGGEGKPGRVVDIRGWDVETGRSVASVTWADGTTNVYRVGHKGKVDLKCVGEAAGGFYYREHLPRLGKPAELQRRVSADGQPFQRGDKVKCLLDTDVLREMQEGHGGWNPRMAKQNSCLVGEVVRVIDDLDTVKRLQAGHGEWTDDMAPALGRIGKVLKVFGDGNVGVLVSGKLWTFSPSCLVAYRPEEDANLDVAGRARENKSSLSVVLDKLRAQKSDLEHPGRLVVEVALGNMARALDLLRRHPEQVDTKNQGRTALQMAAYLGQVELVRLLLQAQAGVDLPDDEGNTALHYAALGNQPEAARVLLSSGCGANALNSTRSSALHVAVQRGFLEVVKVLCERGCDVNLPDAHADTPLHCAISAGTGASGIVEVLTEVPGIDVTATNSQGFTLLHHASLKGHTLAVRRILARARQLVDAKKEDGFTALHLAAFNNHGEVAQVLIQEGHCDVNARNRKLQSPLHLAVQQAHVGLVPLLVDAGCSVNAEDEEGDTALHVALQRHQLLPLVADGGAGDPGPLQLLSRLQASGLPGSAELTAGAAIAYFLALEGADLSYANHRGRSPLDLAAEGRLLKALQGCAQRFRERQACGGGSGGSAQGPRLVLSAPNTVTNLHVAAPTGPEAAECLVCSELALLVLFSPCQHRTVCEECARRMKKCIRCQVVISKKLRPDGTEVVSAAPAPGPPRQLVEELQSRYRQMEERITCPICIDSHIRLVFQCGHGACAPCGAALSACPICRQPIRDRIQIFV
- the MIB2 gene encoding E3 ubiquitin-protein ligase MIB2 isoform X7 — protein: MDPDPQAGVQVGMRVVRGVDWKWGQQDGGEGCVGTVVELGRHGSPSTPDRTVVVQWDHGTRTNYRAGYQGAHDLLLYDNAQIGVRHPNIICDCCKKHGLRGMRWKCRICFDYDLCTQCYMHNKHDLAHAFERYETAHSRPVMLSPRQGLPRIPLRGIFQGAKVVRGPDWEWGSQDGGEGKPGRVVDIRGWDVETGRSVASVTWADGTTNVYRVGHKGKVDLKCVGEAAGGFYYREHLPRLGKPAELQRRVSADGQPFQRGDKVKCLLDTDVLREMQEGHGGWNPRMAKQNSCLVGEVVRVIDDLDTVKRLQAGHGEWTDDMAPALGRIGKVLKVFGDGNVGVLVSGKLWTFSPSCLVAYRPEEDANLDVAGRARENKSSLSVVLDKLRAQKSDLEHPGRLVVEVALGNMARALDLLRRHPEQVDTKNQGRTALQMAAYLGQVELVRLLLQAQAGVDLPDDEGNTALHYAALGNQPEAARVLLSSGCGANALNSTRSSALHVAVQRGFLEVVKVLCERGCDVNLPDAHADTPLHCAISAGTGASGIVEVLTEVPGIDVTATNSQGFTLLHHASLKGHTLAVRRILARARQLVDAKKEDGFTALHLAAFNNHGEVAQVLIQEGHCDVNARNRKLQSPLHLAVQQAHVGLVPLLVDAGCSVNAEDEEGDTALHVALQRHQLLPLVADGGAGDPGPLQLLSRLQASGLPGSAELTAGAAIAYFLALEGADLSYANHRGRSPLDLAAEGRLLKALQGCAQRFRERQACGGGSGGSAQGPRLVLSAPNTVTNLHVAAPTGPEAAECLVCSELALLVLFSPCQHRTVCEECARRMKKCIRCQVVISKKLRPDGTEVVSAAPAPGPPRQLVEELQSRYRQMEERITCPICIDSHIRLVFQCGHGACAPCGAALSACPICRQPIRDRIQIFV
- the MIB2 gene encoding E3 ubiquitin-protein ligase MIB2 isoform X13; the encoded protein is MRVMLSPRQGLPRIPLRGIFQGAKVVRGPDWEWGSQDGGEGKPGRVVDIRGWDVETGRSVASVTWADGTTNVYRVGHKGKVDLKCVGEAAGGFYYREHLPRLGKPAELQRRVSADGQPFQRGDKVKCLLDTDVLREMQEGHGGWNPRMAKFIGQTGTVHRITDRGDVRVQFSHETRWTFHPGALTKQNSCLVGEVVRVIDDLDTVKRLQAGHGEWTDDMAPALGRIGKVLKVFGDGNVGVLVSGKLWTFSPSCLVAYRPEEDANLDVAGRARENKSSLSVVLDKLRAQKSDLEHPGRLVVEVALGNMARALDLLRRHPEQVDTKNQGRTALQMAAYLGQVELVRLLLQAQAGVDLPDDEGNTALHYAALGNQPEAARVLLSSGCGANALNSTRSSALHVAVQRGFLEVVKVLCERGCDVNLPDAHADTPLHCAISAGTGASGIVEVLTEVPGIDVTATNSQGFTLLHHASLKGHTLAVRRILARARQLVDAKKEDGFTALHLAAFNNHGEVAQVLIQEGHCDVNARNRKLQSPLHLAVQQAHVGLVPLLVDAGCSVNAEDEEGDTALHVALQRHQLLPLVADGGAGDPGPLQLLSRLQASGLPGSAELTAGAAIAYFLALEGADLSYANHRGRSPLDLAAEGRLLKALQGCAQRFRERQACGGGSGGSAQGPRLVLSAPNTVTNLHVAAPTGPEAAECLVCSELALLVLFSPCQHRTVCEECARRMKKCIRCQVVISKKLRPDGTEVVSAAPAPGPPRQLVEELQSRYRQMEERITCPICIDSHIRLVFQCGHGACAPCGAALSACPICRQPIRDRIQIFV